The following are encoded in a window of Miltoncostaea marina genomic DNA:
- a CDS encoding STAS domain-containing protein produces MREPACTVRVWTLRDHRWIVVAGELDMAATTWHGHELQSMMEEGERCVIDARGVGFVDAAGYRLLLELDEAARAHGGELTVVPSPALRRICELLDAAGRIRFSAPEDLFTEVVAPVRGEGSMRASVIDLEQRNAELEAANDALAGRLASARAGVVVLDAEGGVRFWSPWCEAAWGVSGDQAVGARFLDLRTGLPAGEVRRVLDEVLAGDVDVAEIAVDATMRDGRAVRLRLVGSPLPGADGASAGAVLLMETESG; encoded by the coding sequence GTGCGCGAGCCCGCCTGCACGGTGCGCGTCTGGACGCTCCGGGACCACCGCTGGATCGTGGTCGCGGGCGAGCTCGACATGGCGGCGACGACCTGGCACGGCCACGAGCTGCAATCCATGATGGAGGAGGGCGAGCGCTGCGTCATCGACGCCCGCGGCGTCGGCTTCGTCGACGCCGCCGGATACCGCCTGCTGCTCGAGCTGGACGAGGCGGCGCGCGCACACGGCGGCGAGCTGACCGTGGTGCCCTCGCCGGCGCTCCGGCGCATCTGCGAGCTGCTCGACGCGGCGGGGCGCATCCGCTTCAGCGCGCCGGAGGACCTGTTCACCGAGGTCGTCGCGCCCGTGCGGGGCGAGGGCTCGATGCGTGCCTCGGTCATCGACCTCGAGCAGCGCAACGCCGAGCTCGAAGCGGCCAACGACGCGCTGGCGGGCCGTCTGGCGAGCGCGCGCGCCGGCGTGGTGGTGCTCGACGCCGAGGGCGGCGTGCGGTTCTGGAGCCCGTGGTGCGAGGCCGCCTGGGGCGTCTCCGGCGACCAAGCGGTGGGCGCGCGGTTCCTCGACCTCCGCACCGGGCTGCCGGCGGGCGAGGTGCGGAGGGTGCTGGACGAGGTGCTCGCCGGCGACGTGGACGTGGCCGAGATCGCCGTCGACGCCACCATGCGCGACGGGCGCGCCGTGCGGCTGCGGCTGGTCGGATCGCCGCTGCCGGGGGCGGACGGGGCGTCGGCCGGGGCCGTGCTGCTGATGGAGACCGAGTCCGGCTGA
- a CDS encoding ATP-binding protein translates to MPPAPHPSPRLELRLHADASAPGRARRALERLPVGRAVREDLAIIVSELVTNGVMHGAGGAITLRARLGPTVRVEVWDDGPCFEPGPAAMPVGGVEGGRGLPLVAALALRWGVDGGRDGCTVWAEVGA, encoded by the coding sequence GTGCCGCCCGCACCTCACCCCTCGCCCCGGCTGGAGCTGCGGCTCCATGCCGACGCGTCCGCGCCCGGCCGCGCACGGCGGGCACTCGAGCGGTTGCCGGTGGGGCGCGCCGTGCGGGAGGACCTGGCGATCATCGTCAGCGAGCTCGTGACCAACGGCGTGATGCACGGCGCCGGAGGCGCGATCACGCTGCGCGCGCGCCTCGGCCCCACCGTGCGCGTCGAGGTCTGGGACGACGGCCCGTGCTTCGAGCCCGGCCCGGCGGCGATGCCGGTCGGCGGCGTCGAGGGCGGGCGCGGGCTGCCGCTGGTCGCCGCCCTCGCGCTGCGCTGGGGCGTCGACGGCGGCCGCGACGGCTGCACGGTCTGGGCCGAGGTCGGCGCGTAG
- a CDS encoding ATP-binding protein yields MASVPAPQPVVLRLRPDASAPGRARRGLEHLGLPRRVLDDAAIVLSELVTNCVVHGGGGDIEVRLEVGPTLRLEVGDGGPGFTPGPLDMPLDGLQGGRGLPLVEALTARWGVDARGGFRVWAELAL; encoded by the coding sequence GTGGCGTCCGTTCCGGCCCCGCAGCCCGTCGTCCTCCGCCTCCGCCCGGACGCGTCCGCACCGGGGCGCGCCCGCCGCGGCCTCGAGCACCTGGGGCTGCCGCGGCGGGTGCTGGACGACGCGGCGATCGTGCTCAGCGAGCTGGTCACCAACTGCGTCGTGCACGGCGGCGGCGGCGACATCGAGGTGCGCCTCGAGGTCGGCCCGACGCTGCGGCTCGAGGTGGGCGACGGCGGGCCCGGGTTCACACCGGGGCCGCTGGACATGCCGCTCGACGGCCTCCAGGGCGGCCGCGGGCTGCCGCTGGTCGAGGCGCTGACCGCCCGGTGGGGCGTCGACGCGCGCGGCGGCTTCCGGGTCTGGGCGGAGCTGGCGCTGTAG
- a CDS encoding NAD-dependent malic enzyme codes for MAVTPSAQYSVTLRVEMDSAQPGLLGRLTTAIGEVGGDIGAIDLVGAAFGTTIRELVVNASDQEHADAIVAAAGGLDGVTVLSSFDRTFRMHQGGKIAMTTRVPLETRDDLSVAYMPGVARVCGAIAEDRSKAFDFTLKRNMVAVITNGTAVLGLGDIGAAAGMPVMEGKAMLFKEFGGVDSYPICIDSKDADVLVRTITAIAPAWGGINLEDIAAPVCFEVEDRLKETLDIPVFHDDQHGTAVVVLAALLNALKITGDRIEDLKVVVSGVGASGVACSKILMNAGVRNLIGCDSRGAIYKGRTENMNFMKDWYAEHTNPEGVRGGLTEAIRGANLFLGLSGPGTFSVEQLKTMAKDPIVFAMANPTPEIMPEVAAPHVRVMATGRSDYPNQINNVLAFPGIFKGALACRATQISEAMKVAAAEAIAGCIPEDELNEDYIIPSVFNRAVAPAVAAKVIEVAQAEGLARRVPTVGDEA; via the coding sequence TTGGCCGTCACGCCGAGCGCCCAGTACAGCGTCACCCTCCGCGTCGAGATGGACTCGGCCCAGCCGGGCCTGCTCGGGCGGCTGACGACGGCGATCGGCGAGGTAGGCGGCGACATCGGGGCGATCGACCTGGTGGGCGCCGCCTTCGGGACCACCATCCGCGAGCTGGTGGTCAACGCCTCCGACCAGGAGCACGCCGACGCCATCGTGGCCGCGGCCGGCGGCCTGGACGGGGTCACGGTGCTGTCCTCGTTCGACCGCACCTTCCGCATGCACCAGGGCGGCAAGATCGCGATGACCACGCGCGTGCCGCTCGAGACGCGCGACGACCTCTCGGTGGCCTACATGCCCGGCGTCGCGCGCGTCTGCGGGGCGATCGCCGAGGACCGCTCGAAGGCCTTCGACTTCACCCTCAAGCGCAACATGGTCGCCGTGATCACCAACGGCACCGCGGTGCTCGGCCTGGGCGACATCGGGGCCGCCGCCGGCATGCCGGTGATGGAGGGCAAGGCCATGCTCTTCAAGGAGTTCGGCGGCGTCGACTCCTACCCGATCTGCATCGACTCGAAGGACGCCGACGTCCTCGTGCGCACCATCACCGCGATCGCGCCGGCGTGGGGCGGCATCAACCTCGAGGACATCGCCGCCCCGGTCTGCTTCGAGGTGGAGGACCGGCTCAAGGAGACGCTCGACATCCCGGTCTTCCACGACGACCAGCACGGCACGGCCGTCGTCGTGCTCGCGGCGCTGCTCAACGCGCTGAAGATCACCGGCGACCGCATCGAGGACCTCAAGGTGGTGGTCTCGGGCGTCGGCGCATCCGGCGTGGCCTGCTCGAAGATCCTCATGAACGCCGGCGTGCGCAACCTCATCGGCTGCGACTCCCGGGGCGCCATCTACAAGGGCCGCACCGAGAACATGAACTTCATGAAGGACTGGTACGCCGAGCACACCAACCCCGAGGGCGTGCGCGGCGGGCTCACCGAGGCGATCCGGGGGGCGAACCTGTTCCTCGGCCTCTCGGGCCCGGGGACGTTCTCGGTGGAGCAGCTGAAGACGATGGCGAAGGACCCGATCGTCTTCGCGATGGCCAACCCGACGCCCGAGATCATGCCCGAGGTCGCCGCGCCCCACGTGCGCGTGATGGCCACCGGGCGCTCGGACTACCCCAACCAGATCAACAACGTCCTGGCGTTCCCGGGCATCTTCAAGGGCGCGCTCGCCTGCCGGGCGACCCAGATCTCGGAGGCGATGAAGGTGGCCGCGGCCGAGGCGATCGCCGGCTGCATCCCGGAGGACGAGCTCAACGAGGACTACATCATCCCGAGCGTGTTCAACCGCGCCGTCGCCCCGGCGGTGGCCGCGAAGGTGATCGAGGTGGCGCAGGCCGAGGGGCTGGCCCGGCGCGTGCCCACCGTCGGCGACGAGGCCTAG
- a CDS encoding MFS transporter: protein MRELLDADDATEGSACEDIPEEACHDAPGNFALNVANGASTKCAELIASPSVVLPLLLTTVGAPIGLVGALEPVRRGASLVPGLIVSGRMRAFGRRKGFWVAAGLVQAATLLVSAVVAATLSGSAAGVVLVAMLALFSLASGAGSVAFGDVMGTTIPRRRRGRLLGLRAAIGGLIGVVVGGVLAATLGPQPARGTFVALLIGSAALWVLGAWLFSLIREPAGPVAGGRTPLAEARAGVALLRRVAGFRRFLLARGLLAATEVAVPFYVLAAREAGVDASGLGAFLVASGVAAVAGNPVWGWATDHASDRAVMTVAGMIGTLAAVLAVALMLADAGGELAYAGVVFVAVVAQEGVRLGRKAYLVTAAPPRERPLYVALANTIIGVLMIAFALLGVLAQAAGVAAAVGAVLALSVLGVAATRWTPEPEEMARAHAGTP from the coding sequence GTGAGGGAGCTCCTCGACGCCGACGACGCGACGGAGGGGAGCGCGTGCGAGGACATCCCCGAGGAGGCGTGCCACGACGCCCCGGGCAACTTCGCGCTCAACGTCGCCAACGGGGCGAGCACGAAGTGCGCCGAGCTCATCGCGAGCCCGAGCGTCGTGCTGCCGCTGCTGCTGACGACCGTCGGCGCGCCGATCGGGCTCGTCGGGGCGCTCGAGCCCGTCCGGCGCGGCGCGAGCCTCGTGCCCGGGCTCATCGTGTCCGGCCGGATGCGGGCGTTCGGGCGGCGCAAGGGCTTCTGGGTCGCCGCCGGGCTCGTCCAGGCGGCGACGCTCCTCGTGAGCGCGGTGGTGGCCGCGACGCTGTCGGGGTCGGCCGCCGGGGTCGTGCTCGTGGCGATGCTCGCGCTCTTCAGCCTGGCGAGCGGCGCGGGCTCGGTGGCCTTCGGCGACGTGATGGGCACGACGATCCCCAGGCGGCGCCGCGGCCGCCTCCTCGGGCTGCGCGCCGCCATCGGCGGGCTGATCGGGGTCGTGGTCGGCGGCGTCCTGGCGGCGACGCTGGGCCCGCAGCCGGCGCGCGGCACCTTCGTGGCGCTGTTGATCGGGTCGGCGGCGCTCTGGGTCCTCGGCGCGTGGCTGTTCTCGTTGATCCGTGAGCCGGCGGGCCCCGTCGCCGGCGGCCGCACGCCGCTCGCGGAGGCGCGCGCCGGGGTCGCGCTGCTGCGGCGCGTCGCGGGCTTCCGGCGGTTCCTGCTGGCTCGCGGCCTGCTCGCCGCGACCGAGGTGGCCGTGCCCTTCTACGTCCTGGCGGCCCGTGAGGCGGGCGTGGATGCGTCGGGCCTCGGCGCCTTCCTGGTCGCGTCCGGCGTGGCGGCCGTGGCCGGCAACCCCGTCTGGGGGTGGGCCACCGATCACGCGTCCGACCGCGCGGTCATGACGGTGGCCGGGATGATCGGGACGCTGGCTGCGGTGCTCGCGGTCGCGCTGATGCTGGCCGACGCAGGGGGCGAGCTGGCCTACGCCGGCGTCGTGTTCGTGGCGGTGGTGGCGCAGGAGGGGGTGCGGCTGGGGCGCAAGGCGTACCTCGTGACGGCCGCGCCGCCGCGCGAGCGCCCCCTCTACGTCGCCCTCGCGAACACCATCATCGGCGTGCTCATGATCGCCTTCGCGCTGCTCGGCGTGCTCGCCCAGGCGGCCGGCGTGGCGGCCGCGGTCGGCGCGGTGCTCGCGCTCTCGGTGCTCGGCGTGGCGGCGACGCGATGGACGCCCGAGCCGGAGGAGATGGCTCGCGCGCACGCGGGGACGCCGTAG
- the acnA gene encoding aconitate hydratase AcnA, translating into MSGHPDSFGARDRLDVGGRGLEIFRLGALQERFDVARLPFSLKILLENLLRSEDGTAVRGEDIEALARWDPAGPASIEIAFSPSRVLMQDFTGVPAIVDLAAMRDAMDELGGDPTLINPLVPVELVIDHSIQVDVFGEPLAFQRNAELEFERNRERYAFLRWGQEAFDDFSVVPPNTGICHQVNLEYLANVVHARDGRAFPDTLVGTDSHTTMVNGLGVLGWGVGGIEAEAAMLGQPISMLIPEVVGFRLTGELPEGSTATDLVLTVTQMLRQRRVVSKFVEFFGPGLTTLPLADRATIGNMSPEYGATCGIFPVDAETLRYLRFTGRPAEQVELVEAYCRAQGMFHEPGAPEPVFSDTLELDLSTVEPSLAGPRRPQDRVALTDAAADFRAELRGFVSGEAYEGWDTSSALSFPASDPPSSKAEGVSPKPMPAHRADGAPAVLAHAEGDRLDHGAVVIAAITSCTNTSNPSVMLGAGLLARKAVEAGLVRRPWVKTSLAPGSKVVTEYLERAGLIEPLERLGFSLVGYGCTTCIGNSGPLPEEISREIAERDLTVCSVLSGNRNFEGRIHPEVRMNYLASPPLVVAYALAGRMDLDITREPVQGDVRLADIWPSRREVSDAIEQAVESDMFRSSYGEVYAGDEHWNALEVPAGDRYAWDPRSTYVKRPPYFDGMAAEPDEGFAPVAGARAIVLLGDSVTTDHISPAGAIAPEAPAGRYLLDHGVERRDFNSYGSRRGNHEVMMRGTFANVRLRNRLAPGTEGGVTVWDGEQTSIYEAAMAAAEQGVALCVLAGEEYGSGSSRDWAAKGPGLLGIRFVLARSFERIHRSNLVGMGVLPLQFPDGESAASLGLTGQETFDLAPLEQGATRLRVTTSTGVAFDAKVRIDTPNEWRYFRHGGILHYVLRQLRSGR; encoded by the coding sequence ATGAGCGGACATCCCGATTCCTTCGGAGCGCGCGATCGCCTCGACGTGGGCGGGCGGGGGCTCGAGATCTTCCGGTTGGGCGCGCTGCAGGAGCGCTTCGACGTGGCGCGACTGCCCTTCTCGCTGAAGATCCTCCTCGAGAACCTGCTGCGCTCGGAGGACGGCACGGCGGTCAGAGGGGAGGACATCGAGGCGCTCGCCCGCTGGGACCCCGCCGGGCCGGCGTCGATCGAGATCGCCTTCAGCCCCAGCCGCGTGCTGATGCAGGACTTCACGGGCGTGCCGGCGATCGTCGACCTCGCCGCGATGCGCGACGCGATGGACGAGCTGGGCGGCGACCCGACGCTCATCAACCCGCTCGTGCCGGTCGAGCTCGTCATCGACCACTCGATCCAGGTCGACGTGTTCGGCGAGCCGCTCGCCTTCCAGCGCAACGCCGAGCTGGAGTTCGAGCGCAACCGCGAGCGGTACGCCTTCCTGCGCTGGGGCCAGGAGGCGTTCGACGACTTCTCCGTCGTGCCGCCGAACACGGGGATCTGTCACCAGGTCAACCTGGAGTACCTGGCCAATGTGGTCCACGCGCGCGACGGCCGGGCGTTCCCCGACACCCTGGTCGGGACCGACTCGCACACCACGATGGTCAACGGCCTCGGCGTGCTCGGCTGGGGCGTCGGCGGCATCGAGGCCGAGGCGGCGATGCTCGGCCAGCCGATCTCGATGCTCATCCCGGAGGTCGTCGGATTCCGCCTGACCGGCGAGCTGCCCGAGGGGTCGACCGCCACCGACCTGGTCCTGACCGTCACGCAGATGCTGCGCCAGCGGCGGGTCGTGAGCAAGTTCGTCGAGTTCTTCGGCCCCGGCCTGACGACCCTCCCGCTGGCCGATCGGGCGACGATCGGCAACATGTCGCCCGAGTACGGCGCCACCTGCGGCATCTTCCCGGTCGACGCGGAGACGTTGCGCTACCTGCGCTTCACCGGCCGCCCCGCCGAGCAGGTCGAGCTGGTCGAGGCGTACTGCCGGGCGCAGGGCATGTTCCACGAGCCGGGAGCGCCCGAGCCGGTCTTCTCCGACACGCTCGAGCTCGACCTGTCCACGGTGGAGCCGAGCCTCGCCGGCCCGCGCCGGCCGCAGGATCGCGTCGCCCTGACCGACGCCGCGGCCGACTTCCGCGCGGAGCTGCGCGGCTTCGTCTCGGGCGAGGCGTACGAGGGCTGGGACACGTCGTCGGCGCTCAGCTTCCCCGCCAGCGACCCGCCCTCCAGCAAGGCCGAGGGCGTTTCGCCGAAGCCGATGCCGGCGCACCGCGCCGACGGCGCGCCGGCCGTCCTCGCGCACGCGGAGGGGGACCGGCTGGACCACGGTGCCGTCGTGATCGCCGCGATCACGAGCTGCACCAACACCTCGAACCCCTCCGTGATGCTCGGCGCCGGGCTGCTCGCCAGGAAGGCCGTCGAGGCGGGGCTGGTCCGGCGGCCCTGGGTCAAGACCAGCCTCGCGCCGGGGTCGAAGGTGGTCACCGAGTACCTTGAGCGCGCCGGACTGATCGAGCCGCTGGAGCGGCTCGGCTTCTCGCTGGTCGGCTACGGCTGCACGACCTGCATCGGCAACTCGGGCCCGCTGCCGGAGGAGATCTCGCGCGAGATCGCCGAGCGGGACCTGACGGTGTGCTCGGTGCTCTCGGGCAACCGCAACTTCGAGGGGCGGATCCACCCCGAGGTCAGGATGAACTACCTCGCGAGCCCGCCGCTGGTGGTCGCGTACGCCCTCGCGGGCCGCATGGACCTCGACATCACCCGCGAGCCGGTGCAGGGCGACGTGCGGCTGGCCGACATCTGGCCGTCGCGCCGCGAGGTGAGCGACGCGATCGAGCAGGCGGTCGAGTCGGACATGTTCCGCTCGAGCTACGGCGAGGTCTACGCCGGCGACGAGCACTGGAACGCGCTCGAGGTCCCCGCCGGCGATCGCTACGCATGGGACCCGCGGTCCACCTACGTCAAGCGCCCGCCCTACTTCGACGGCATGGCGGCCGAGCCGGACGAGGGCTTCGCGCCGGTCGCCGGTGCCCGGGCGATCGTGCTGCTGGGCGACAGCGTCACGACCGACCACATCTCACCGGCGGGCGCGATCGCGCCCGAGGCGCCGGCGGGCCGCTATCTGCTGGATCACGGCGTCGAGCGGCGCGACTTCAACTCGTACGGGTCGCGCCGCGGCAACCACGAGGTGATGATGCGCGGCACGTTCGCCAACGTACGCCTGCGCAACCGGCTCGCCCCCGGCACCGAGGGCGGGGTGACCGTCTGGGACGGCGAGCAGACCTCGATCTACGAGGCCGCGATGGCGGCCGCCGAGCAGGGCGTCGCCCTGTGCGTCCTGGCCGGTGAGGAGTACGGGTCGGGCTCCTCCCGCGACTGGGCGGCGAAGGGCCCCGGCCTGCTCGGCATCCGCTTCGTGCTCGCGCGCTCCTTCGAGCGCATCCACCGCTCGAACCTGGTCGGCATGGGCGTGTTGCCGCTCCAGTTCCCCGACGGCGAGTCGGCCGCCTCGCTCGGGCTCACCGGCCAGGAGACCTTCGACCTGGCGCCGCTCGAGCAGGGCGCCACCCGCCTGCGGGTCACCACCTCCACGGGCGTCGCCTTCGACGCGAAGGTGCGCATCGACACCCCCAACGAGTGGCGGTACTTCCGCCACGGCGGCATCCTCCACTACGTGCTGCGCCAGCTGCGCAGCGGCCGTTGA
- a CDS encoding VLRF1 family aeRF1-type release factor codes for MMRELSPIDLSDPDALLALSRRTAPAGVLSIYVGADAGADPGLRGAAIDLKNRLAELERNVTAEGPRERTMALRQGLERLDPEIRRLTSPEESGRGRALFAPLGEGEGEAIRFASRMPLATRVVLDAGAFIHPLLELLDEGRPAGVVLVSQDEARVLEWRLGELRPLERLEPEATEAPHERPGPIGSSPSERARTPKREQRQAREHEGARRFLEQVQEAAARLGDRHGWERILVSGGDRLTDPLADALSAPHGAEVVRDPRVLTQLDEASLSAALTEQLRSAYAEYEARLVRDAREAGLGPGAAALGLSEVVGALNEGRVAHLLYDPAVRYAGAVGADGRLHAGEELRAAVGGVVDEPRLTERLVERALETGARVTPVEGAAAGALAEAAGVAALLRW; via the coding sequence ATGATGCGTGAGCTGTCGCCGATCGATCTGTCCGATCCGGACGCCCTGCTGGCCCTCTCCCGCCGGACCGCTCCCGCCGGCGTGCTGTCGATCTACGTCGGAGCGGACGCCGGTGCCGATCCGGGTCTCCGCGGCGCCGCGATCGACCTGAAGAACCGGCTCGCCGAGCTCGAGCGCAACGTGACGGCCGAGGGACCGCGGGAGCGCACGATGGCACTGCGCCAGGGGCTCGAGCGTCTCGATCCCGAGATCCGGCGCCTGACCAGCCCCGAGGAGTCAGGGCGCGGGCGGGCGCTGTTCGCGCCGCTGGGGGAAGGGGAGGGGGAGGCGATCCGGTTCGCGAGCCGGATGCCGCTCGCGACACGCGTCGTCCTCGACGCTGGGGCCTTCATCCACCCGCTGCTCGAGCTGCTCGACGAGGGGCGCCCCGCCGGCGTGGTGCTCGTCTCCCAGGACGAGGCGCGGGTGCTGGAGTGGCGGCTCGGCGAGCTGCGACCGCTGGAGCGCCTGGAGCCCGAGGCCACCGAGGCGCCGCACGAGCGGCCGGGGCCGATCGGCTCGAGCCCGAGCGAGCGGGCGCGGACGCCCAAGCGCGAGCAGCGGCAGGCCCGGGAGCACGAGGGGGCGCGCCGCTTCCTCGAGCAGGTGCAGGAGGCGGCCGCGCGGCTCGGCGACCGGCACGGCTGGGAACGGATCCTCGTGAGCGGCGGCGACCGCCTCACCGATCCGCTGGCCGACGCGCTGTCCGCCCCCCACGGCGCGGAGGTCGTCCGCGATCCCCGGGTGCTGACCCAGCTGGACGAGGCGAGCCTGTCAGCGGCCCTGACCGAACAGCTCCGGTCCGCGTACGCCGAGTACGAGGCCCGCCTCGTGCGCGATGCGCGCGAGGCGGGCCTCGGGCCGGGCGCCGCCGCGCTCGGGCTCTCGGAGGTGGTCGGCGCCCTCAACGAGGGCCGCGTCGCCCACCTCCTCTACGACCCCGCGGTCCGCTATGCGGGGGCGGTCGGTGCCGACGGCCGGTTGCACGCGGGCGAGGAGTTGCGGGCCGCGGTGGGCGGGGTCGTGGACGAGCCGCGACTGACGGAGCGGCTGGTCGAGCGCGCCCTGGAGACCGGCGCGCGGGTGACGCCCGTGGAGGGCGCGGCGGCGGGCGCGCTGGCCGAGGCCGCCGGTGTCGCTGCGCTCCTGCGCTGGTAG
- a CDS encoding FAD-dependent oxidoreductase produces MKRLAVVGGNAAGMSAAAVARRRDPSLDVLVLERGVHASYSSCGIPYLVGGTVGGADRLIARSPEDLRRAGIDVRTGCEVTRIDLRGRTLTYRDGGARTERREGFDELVYATGAVAIAPPVPGAESVEAVRTLDAAERLVARLTRARGRTAVVIGAGYLGLEMAEALASRGLEVALVDRERQVMSSLDADMAGHVQAAAEGAGIRVMLGVDVREIAGGPDGGPRVVRTTADDLHADHVVVSTGARPATELAAAAGLELGRTGGLRVDDHQRCAGHEGVYAAGDCAESRHRLLPHPVNVQLGTHANKQGRVAGTNATGGDVAFPGVIGTAISRICRHEVARTGLSETEAAAVDLPVVAATIEDSTRARYYPGAGPIWVKVVAHAETGRLLGGQIVGVEGAAKRIDVLATAVWTGMSAGELELIDLGYAPPFAGVYDPLLIAARQAAHRVRAPAPRTAPRRTRD; encoded by the coding sequence TTGAAGCGGCTCGCCGTGGTGGGCGGCAACGCCGCCGGGATGAGCGCCGCGGCGGTGGCGCGCCGGCGCGACCCCTCGCTCGACGTGCTCGTGCTCGAGCGCGGCGTGCACGCGTCGTATTCGTCGTGCGGCATCCCGTATCTCGTCGGCGGCACCGTCGGCGGGGCCGACCGCCTGATCGCCCGCAGTCCCGAGGACCTCCGCCGGGCCGGCATCGATGTGCGGACGGGGTGCGAGGTCACGCGGATCGACCTCCGCGGGCGGACGCTGACGTACCGCGACGGGGGCGCGAGGACGGAGCGGCGGGAGGGCTTCGACGAGCTCGTCTACGCGACGGGCGCGGTCGCCATCGCGCCGCCCGTCCCCGGCGCCGAGTCGGTCGAGGCGGTGCGAACCCTCGACGCGGCCGAGCGCCTCGTGGCACGGCTGACCCGGGCGCGCGGCCGCACGGCCGTCGTGATCGGCGCCGGGTACCTGGGCCTGGAGATGGCCGAGGCGCTGGCCTCGAGGGGACTGGAGGTCGCCCTCGTTGACCGCGAGCGCCAGGTCATGTCGTCCCTCGACGCCGACATGGCGGGTCACGTCCAGGCCGCGGCGGAGGGCGCGGGCATCCGGGTGATGCTCGGCGTCGATGTCCGCGAGATCGCCGGGGGTCCCGACGGCGGGCCTCGCGTCGTCCGCACGACGGCCGACGACCTCCACGCCGACCACGTCGTCGTGTCGACTGGCGCCCGGCCCGCCACCGAGCTGGCGGCCGCGGCCGGCCTCGAGCTCGGACGCACCGGCGGCCTGCGCGTCGACGACCATCAGCGGTGCGCGGGGCACGAGGGCGTCTACGCCGCCGGGGACTGCGCCGAGAGCCGGCACCGTCTGCTGCCCCATCCGGTCAACGTGCAGCTCGGTACGCATGCCAACAAGCAGGGGCGCGTGGCCGGCACGAACGCCACCGGTGGCGACGTCGCCTTCCCGGGGGTGATCGGGACGGCGATCTCGCGCATCTGCCGGCACGAGGTCGCCCGCACCGGCCTGAGCGAGACCGAGGCGGCTGCCGTCGACCTCCCGGTCGTCGCCGCGACGATCGAGGACTCGACGAGGGCGCGCTACTACCCGGGCGCCGGACCGATCTGGGTCAAGGTCGTCGCCCACGCCGAGACGGGGCGGTTGCTCGGCGGTCAGATCGTCGGCGTGGAGGGGGCGGCGAAGCGCATCGACGTGCTCGCGACGGCCGTGTGGACCGGCATGAGCGCCGGCGAGCTGGAGCTGATCGACCTGGGCTACGCGCCGCCCTTCGCGGGCGTCTACGACCCGCTGCTGATCGCGGCCCGTCAGGCGGCGCACCGCGTCCGGGCGCCCGCGCCGCGGACGGCCCCCCGGCGCACGCGCGATTGA
- a CDS encoding dodecin family protein has product MDTAFKVVRVVGESATSIEEAVKVALRTSAHRVHGQTWIEVASIRANVNDQGGVDRWQATVDVAFKVDAE; this is encoded by the coding sequence ATGGACACCGCGTTCAAGGTCGTGAGGGTGGTCGGCGAGTCCGCCACGTCGATCGAGGAGGCCGTGAAGGTGGCGCTCCGCACGTCGGCGCACCGCGTCCACGGGCAGACGTGGATCGAGGTCGCCAGCATCCGCGCCAACGTCAACGACCAGGGCGGCGTGGACCGGTGGCAGGCCACGGTCGACGTCGCGTTCAAGGTGGACGCCGAGTAG
- a CDS encoding LapA family protein has translation MASEPTTPGPDERPPAAPGEPGGAGRLDRARRGGRTAELYAAAILGLVIVGLLIAWVVANREQVRVDWLVGSTQAALALVIFVAAALGWLLGIATSFAIRRRVRHRREGRG, from the coding sequence ATGGCGAGCGAGCCCACGACCCCGGGTCCCGACGAACGGCCGCCCGCGGCACCGGGCGAGCCGGGCGGCGCCGGCCGCCTGGACCGCGCGCGGCGCGGCGGCCGCACCGCCGAGCTCTACGCCGCGGCGATCCTGGGGCTGGTGATCGTCGGCCTGCTGATCGCGTGGGTCGTCGCCAACCGCGAGCAGGTGCGCGTCGACTGGCTGGTGGGCTCGACGCAGGCGGCGCTCGCGCTGGTGATCTTCGTCGCCGCCGCGCTCGGCTGGCTGCTCGGCATCGCGACCTCGTTCGCCATCCGGCGCAGGGTCCGCCACCGGCGGGAGGGCCGGGGCTGA
- a CDS encoding GYD domain-containing protein yields MPTYMNLFTYDRDSWRAMVGAPEDRSAAARKVVEAAGGRLEGFWWMLGEHDGLVIYSAPDGAAAAAVSAAIAASGRVARMQTNQLLTADESRRALERARDVTEAYEPPGGRDWRADYDEGVSVG; encoded by the coding sequence ATGCCCACCTACATGAACCTCTTCACGTACGACCGCGACTCGTGGCGGGCGATGGTCGGGGCCCCGGAGGACCGCTCCGCCGCGGCCCGCAAGGTGGTCGAGGCCGCCGGCGGCAGGCTCGAGGGCTTCTGGTGGATGCTCGGCGAGCACGACGGGCTGGTCATCTACAGCGCCCCCGACGGAGCGGCCGCGGCCGCCGTCTCGGCGGCGATCGCCGCGAGCGGCCGGGTGGCGCGCATGCAGACCAACCAGCTGCTGACGGCTGACGAGTCCCGGCGCGCGCTCGAGCGCGCCCGCGACGTCACGGAGGCGTACGAGCCGCCCGGGGGGCGCGACTGGCGCGCCGACTACGACGAGGGCGTGTCGGTGGGGTGA